One window from the genome of Mycolicibacterium gadium encodes:
- a CDS encoding GH39 family glycosyl hydrolase produces MTGRRVRVARLLSLVLIACIPLSCQASVPPVEIGMTMHSRGADAAAIKRQFDLMSAMNVAWVRVDFDWSVAESQRDQFNWEYPDTIVAEAAAHGMKVLGVLAYTPEWARPTTKGDPATAHHTRPEQMSDWADFARLVTARYAARGVHTWEIWNEPNTQKFWPPRPDVNEYGTLFWVAAEAIREVDERATILIGGLAPKFHVPDSEVAPTEYLEQLYANGAIRLADGIAVHPYTYPALPMDTPQRAVGGFKDLPALRAVMERHGDGQKKIWITEFGAPTGTGPYAVSDGAQATTLLQARRQVQQWDWGGPLIYYELVDGGTDPTDAEQNFGVLRHDLTLKPSADALVDLASH; encoded by the coding sequence ATGACCGGACGACGCGTCCGGGTGGCGCGTCTCCTGTCGCTGGTCCTGATCGCGTGTATCCCGCTGTCCTGCCAAGCGTCGGTACCACCCGTCGAGATCGGGATGACGATGCATTCGAGGGGCGCCGATGCGGCCGCCATCAAGCGGCAGTTTGATCTGATGTCCGCTATGAACGTGGCCTGGGTCAGAGTGGACTTCGACTGGTCGGTAGCGGAAAGTCAACGCGACCAATTCAATTGGGAATACCCTGACACGATCGTGGCCGAGGCCGCCGCCCATGGCATGAAAGTTCTTGGCGTGCTCGCGTACACCCCGGAGTGGGCCCGTCCGACGACCAAGGGCGATCCGGCGACCGCACACCACACCCGGCCCGAGCAAATGTCGGATTGGGCGGATTTCGCGCGCCTGGTCACCGCACGGTACGCGGCCCGCGGCGTACACACCTGGGAGATATGGAACGAGCCCAACACACAGAAGTTCTGGCCGCCCCGGCCCGATGTCAACGAGTACGGCACGCTGTTCTGGGTGGCCGCAGAAGCGATACGCGAAGTCGATGAGCGGGCCACGATCCTCATCGGCGGCCTCGCCCCGAAGTTTCATGTTCCAGACTCCGAGGTTGCGCCGACGGAGTATCTCGAGCAGCTGTACGCGAACGGCGCGATACGCCTCGCCGACGGCATCGCGGTGCATCCCTACACGTATCCGGCGCTTCCGATGGACACACCCCAGCGGGCAGTCGGCGGGTTCAAGGACCTGCCCGCATTACGAGCCGTCATGGAGCGCCACGGGGACGGCCAGAAGAAGATCTGGATCACGGAGTTCGGTGCGCCGACCGGAACCGGCCCGTACGCGGTGTCCGACGGCGCGCAAGCCACGACGTTGCTTCAGGCACGTCGGCAGGTCCAACAATGGGATTGGGGCGGACCCCTCATCTACTACGAATTGGTCGATGGCGGAACCGATCCCACGGACGCCGAGCAGAACTTCGGCGTACTCCGCCACGATCTGACCCTCAAACCGTCCGCGGATGCGCTGGTGGATCTGGCGTCACACTGA
- a CDS encoding lipopolysaccharide biosynthesis protein yields the protein MSPSFLRNTILGFSSGAAVALAGFIGNAITARLLGPDNLGILAYVVFCVTIASMVAGLGIGIVQQRYIPNLRAEGRNDEADGLIGATTRWSMVAAIVGGILLFAYLYWPGRGVTDKLSETSRNVVIAVALIWFLCWRMAEVYQFYLRGEQQFGELARLSAISAVIKLAVIALGAWLFGIPGALAGYIAGNLLPAARIGRLRRFKPMVRQDLRREVTRFAFTSWVTAVIGGFVFGRTEILFLEHFTGIGAVGLFTAAVTVAEMAVQLPPLLLSALLPRFSEQHGLGAQDDMQRLYRTMTALIAMLIVPLCAGLAAIAPVLVPLLFGDEFRGAAPVASVLLIAAAVSSLGVTTLYLLQSIGKTGFLLMSNGVGLIGTIVLGFVLVPHFGLIGAAWSRGLVQVSVVLIETCYVTRKLGISPPYRALGAIALASAAQAAVAYVLCLEFGGLAALLMAIPAAMIIYLIALRILAVTRIVDPGLRDRLIAKAPQRMRPVISRIF from the coding sequence ATGTCGCCATCATTTCTGCGAAACACAATCCTCGGCTTCTCCTCCGGCGCCGCCGTGGCGCTCGCCGGTTTCATCGGCAACGCGATCACCGCCCGACTGCTCGGTCCCGACAATCTGGGCATCCTCGCGTACGTCGTCTTTTGTGTCACGATCGCTTCGATGGTCGCGGGCCTGGGCATCGGCATCGTTCAGCAGCGTTACATCCCCAACCTGCGGGCCGAGGGGAGGAATGACGAAGCCGACGGCCTGATCGGCGCCACCACACGATGGTCGATGGTGGCCGCGATCGTCGGCGGCATTCTGCTGTTCGCCTATCTGTACTGGCCCGGTAGAGGTGTCACCGACAAGCTTTCGGAGACATCGCGAAACGTGGTGATCGCCGTCGCGCTTATCTGGTTTCTCTGCTGGCGAATGGCAGAGGTCTACCAGTTCTATCTGAGGGGTGAACAGCAGTTCGGTGAACTAGCGCGTCTTTCGGCTATCTCGGCGGTCATCAAATTGGCGGTGATTGCGCTGGGCGCGTGGCTGTTCGGCATTCCTGGCGCCCTGGCCGGCTACATTGCCGGAAATCTATTGCCAGCTGCCCGAATCGGCCGACTGCGGCGATTCAAGCCCATGGTCCGTCAAGACCTGAGGCGTGAAGTGACACGGTTTGCCTTCACGAGCTGGGTGACCGCGGTGATCGGCGGCTTCGTATTCGGGCGAACGGAAATCCTGTTCCTCGAGCACTTCACCGGCATCGGTGCCGTGGGCTTGTTCACGGCGGCGGTGACGGTGGCCGAAATGGCGGTTCAGCTTCCGCCCCTTCTGCTTTCGGCGCTGCTACCTCGATTCAGCGAACAGCACGGCCTTGGCGCCCAGGACGACATGCAGCGCCTGTACCGCACCATGACGGCACTCATCGCAATGCTGATCGTCCCGCTTTGCGCAGGACTTGCTGCAATAGCTCCGGTGCTGGTGCCACTGCTGTTCGGTGATGAGTTCCGAGGAGCGGCTCCCGTTGCCTCGGTGCTGCTCATCGCGGCGGCCGTCAGCAGCCTGGGCGTCACGACCCTGTATCTGCTCCAGAGCATCGGCAAGACCGGGTTCCTACTGATGTCGAACGGAGTGGGTCTGATCGGCACCATTGTGCTCGGGTTCGTCCTGGTGCCTCACTTCGGACTGATTGGAGCTGCCTGGTCCCGAGGCCTGGTCCAGGTATCGGTCGTCCTCATTGAAACCTGTTATGTGACAAGGAAATTAGGAATCTCTCCACCCTATCGGGCGTTGGGCGCCATAGCTCTCGCCTCGGCAGCACAAGCCGCCGTGGCCTATGTCCTCTGCCTTGAGTTCGGCGGCCTGGCAGCGCTGCTGATGGCCATACCGGCTGCGATGATCATCTATCTGATCGCTTTGCGCATTCTGGCGGTGACAAGGATCGTGGACCCGGGACTGCGAGATCGGCTCATCGCCAAGGCGCCTCAGCGGATGCGGCCGGTGATATCCCGAATCTTCTGA
- a CDS encoding glycosyltransferase: MATERTISVVIPTIGRASLRTAVESALRQSPPPMEVIVVLDADCEPDLPPSPAVRVLKTSGGVGPSAAKHLGIESAGGDIIALLDDDDSWRDNKLEVQLAAAPPGDEWIVSSRFYIHAPGSEPIIGPRTLIRRDEAIAAYLFEIRVPRAFNMVPTPTMIFPRALAQAVPMSVAAGSIHDDPKWLMEVRRAFPNLPIIQVPEPLVDINWSPVSISRPQADRSKALIEWGIRELADESPRTRGDYMLTSPVGSALSTGSFSGVTASLSAGVRFGRPGPLAWASIAKSMAKLMAGRMKNAVRGSATRP; this comes from the coding sequence GTGGCAACTGAAAGAACGATAAGTGTCGTCATCCCGACCATCGGCCGGGCCAGCCTGCGCACGGCGGTGGAGTCGGCGTTACGTCAATCGCCACCTCCGATGGAGGTGATCGTCGTGCTGGACGCCGATTGCGAACCCGATCTGCCGCCGTCGCCCGCCGTTCGGGTGCTGAAAACCTCCGGGGGAGTCGGACCGAGCGCCGCCAAGCACCTTGGTATCGAATCCGCAGGCGGTGACATCATCGCGCTGCTCGATGACGACGACTCCTGGCGCGACAACAAACTCGAGGTTCAGTTGGCCGCGGCGCCGCCGGGAGACGAGTGGATAGTCTCCTCCCGCTTCTACATTCACGCGCCGGGGAGCGAGCCGATCATCGGGCCGCGCACCTTGATCCGCCGCGACGAGGCGATCGCCGCATACCTGTTCGAGATCCGCGTGCCAAGAGCTTTCAACATGGTGCCGACGCCGACCATGATCTTTCCGCGTGCCCTGGCGCAGGCGGTCCCGATGTCGGTGGCGGCCGGGTCCATCCACGATGATCCGAAATGGCTGATGGAAGTTCGGCGTGCGTTCCCGAACCTTCCGATCATTCAAGTCCCCGAGCCGCTCGTCGACATCAACTGGTCGCCGGTCTCCATATCTCGACCGCAGGCCGACCGGAGCAAGGCCCTGATCGAGTGGGGTATTCGCGAACTCGCCGATGAATCACCTCGCACGCGCGGGGACTACATGCTGACGTCTCCGGTCGGTTCCGCACTGTCGACGGGCTCGTTCAGCGGTGTCACCGCGTCGCTTTCGGCCGGAGTGCGGTTCGGGCGACCGGGTCCTCTGGCATGGGCCAGCATCGCGAAGTCGATGGCGAAGCTGATGGCTGGGCGAATGAAGAACGCGGTGCGCGGTTCGGCCACACGGCCATGA
- a CDS encoding O-antigen ligase family protein: protein MTTTTALPTAARAGKSAAAPTRSEWASTIMDRPPRDGTPATFVASVPRHASAATTPPVRSFGTFVAALPRVFQTVTTDFRRHEYAFALLIVLAIGLVVVPDLITYLTVEHEPILPPGEATTSADLPIAQLASLGGSALLLAVSTAVVFMRGHPNRDITGVLLLLLAVNLPYLVSPKLPPVVDFPKIILANVFILALWKVGAPVAWLKWLPMTVAVIAGYSLIGGLLIPEYAMYNPNSEKAIIPGWELAGPFGHANVLGVYCVLAFALTPLIVDRRWRLLVGSILFVTMVAAASRTALIAAGLVVLWWVICWFKSFKSVRLAGTVLVSVTATAMFVFPFVHWDPRAFTGRALVWAESVGVWQQSPVVGMGVNWFLDDAQAMGNVAKWAFVGTGHNVVVDTLVRSGLLGIVVLLPLFVAAVAATWALPVTSQQVACFGFLMAFFLGATTEASWALLPNLQLFPISGLVFAVLIVNRYDDPTVEGPSWQLKER, encoded by the coding sequence GTGACGACTACTACCGCACTGCCGACGGCGGCCAGGGCGGGCAAAAGCGCCGCGGCACCCACCAGAAGTGAATGGGCCAGCACCATCATGGACCGACCACCGCGCGACGGAACCCCAGCCACGTTCGTAGCCTCGGTTCCGAGACACGCGAGCGCCGCCACGACGCCGCCGGTGCGGTCGTTCGGCACGTTCGTTGCGGCGCTTCCGCGCGTGTTCCAGACGGTGACAACGGATTTCCGCCGTCATGAGTACGCGTTTGCGTTACTGATCGTCTTGGCCATCGGGCTGGTCGTCGTCCCCGACTTGATCACGTATCTGACCGTCGAGCACGAACCGATCCTGCCGCCGGGAGAGGCCACCACCTCAGCGGATCTTCCGATCGCGCAACTTGCCAGTCTGGGTGGGTCGGCGCTCCTGCTTGCGGTGAGCACCGCTGTCGTCTTCATGCGCGGCCACCCGAACCGCGATATCACCGGTGTCCTCCTGCTGCTGCTCGCGGTGAATCTGCCCTATCTCGTGAGCCCGAAACTTCCTCCAGTAGTTGACTTTCCAAAGATCATTCTTGCCAACGTCTTCATCCTGGCGCTATGGAAAGTGGGGGCGCCCGTCGCGTGGCTGAAATGGCTTCCGATGACCGTCGCGGTGATCGCGGGCTACTCGCTCATCGGAGGACTGCTCATTCCGGAATACGCGATGTACAACCCCAACTCCGAAAAGGCAATCATCCCCGGCTGGGAGCTGGCGGGTCCTTTCGGCCATGCGAACGTGCTCGGAGTGTATTGCGTACTCGCCTTTGCGCTCACACCCCTCATCGTCGACCGGAGATGGCGCCTTCTCGTCGGATCGATTCTGTTCGTGACGATGGTGGCCGCAGCGTCGCGAACCGCGCTGATCGCCGCCGGTCTGGTCGTGTTGTGGTGGGTGATCTGCTGGTTCAAATCGTTCAAATCGGTCCGGCTTGCGGGGACGGTCCTCGTCAGCGTCACCGCAACCGCAATGTTCGTGTTTCCGTTCGTGCATTGGGACCCGCGCGCGTTCACCGGGCGTGCTCTCGTGTGGGCGGAGAGTGTGGGCGTTTGGCAGCAATCTCCTGTGGTCGGCATGGGCGTCAACTGGTTCCTGGACGACGCACAGGCAATGGGCAACGTCGCCAAATGGGCGTTCGTGGGGACCGGGCACAACGTGGTGGTGGACACCCTGGTGCGATCCGGTCTCCTCGGGATCGTCGTACTGCTGCCGCTTTTCGTTGCCGCGGTGGCCGCGACCTGGGCGCTGCCTGTGACCAGTCAGCAGGTTGCCTGTTTCGGATTTCTGATGGCGTTCTTCCTGGGCGCGACAACAGAGGCCAGTTGGGCGTTGCTTCCGAATCTGCAACTGTTTCCGATCAGCGGCCTGGTTTTCGCTGTGCTGATCGTGAATAGGTATGACGACCCGACCGTGGAAGGACCGTCGTGGCAACTGAAAGAACGATAA
- a CDS encoding polysaccharide biosynthesis tyrosine autokinase produces the protein MTVQEFAKILRARWKLICGTIAVVVLAAVGYSLLAIPQYQASVRLFVSTPSDGTNTQTYDGGLFAERRVLSYTELLTGDIAAQRTIDKLGLDMTPAQLQEKVEAVVPAETVLIDVTVTDSSPARARDIANALADEFVVMAARLETPELGQPPNARVVVQQRAELPSSPVNSKTKRILAIAAVMGALLGVVLAVIRDRMDDSVKSSDALERATGVGLLADIPFDGQRRTKPLIVFESDRSAFANAFRELRINLRFLQIAEGPRVLVITSCVPAQGTTMTAVNLSLALADAGHNVVIVDGDLRRPGVAACFDLAGDAGLSDVLSGAAPLRDSLQQTGFAHLTALTSGAVPGDPTDLLESAATADVLGQLGGEFDYVVVDSPSLLVKDAAILATNAQGVLIVARSGQTTRKQLGDAIHTLRRAGAPLLGSVLSMTRAKKRSKGDDYYRTADGGQGGQKRRGTHQK, from the coding sequence TTGACGGTTCAAGAGTTCGCCAAGATTCTGCGTGCCCGGTGGAAGTTAATCTGCGGCACAATTGCCGTCGTTGTATTGGCTGCGGTCGGTTACTCGCTACTGGCCATTCCGCAATACCAGGCCTCGGTGCGACTCTTTGTCTCCACGCCGTCCGACGGAACGAACACTCAGACATACGACGGCGGTCTCTTCGCGGAACGCCGCGTGCTCTCGTACACCGAGTTGTTGACCGGCGACATCGCGGCTCAGCGCACCATCGACAAGCTCGGCCTCGACATGACCCCGGCCCAACTCCAAGAGAAAGTCGAAGCCGTCGTGCCGGCCGAAACCGTCTTGATCGACGTGACGGTGACCGATTCCTCGCCGGCGCGAGCCCGCGACATCGCCAACGCGTTGGCCGATGAGTTCGTCGTCATGGCGGCCCGATTGGAGACCCCCGAACTGGGGCAGCCGCCCAACGCGCGAGTCGTCGTGCAGCAGCGTGCCGAGTTACCAAGCAGCCCGGTGAATTCGAAGACGAAACGAATTCTGGCGATCGCCGCCGTGATGGGTGCGCTGCTGGGTGTCGTCCTCGCTGTCATACGTGACCGGATGGATGATTCGGTCAAGAGTTCAGACGCGCTGGAACGGGCCACCGGCGTCGGCCTGCTCGCCGACATTCCGTTCGATGGTCAGCGCAGAACCAAACCGCTGATCGTGTTCGAGAGCGATCGCTCGGCATTCGCCAACGCCTTTCGTGAGCTGCGGATCAATCTGCGATTCCTGCAGATCGCCGAGGGACCCCGCGTGCTCGTCATCACGAGCTGCGTTCCTGCCCAGGGTACGACGATGACGGCGGTCAATCTGTCGCTCGCATTGGCGGACGCCGGCCACAACGTCGTGATCGTCGACGGTGACCTGCGGCGGCCCGGGGTGGCAGCGTGCTTCGACCTTGCCGGAGACGCCGGTCTGAGCGACGTACTCAGCGGGGCGGCCCCCCTGCGGGATTCGTTGCAGCAGACCGGCTTCGCCCATCTGACCGCGCTCACGTCCGGAGCCGTCCCGGGTGATCCGACCGACCTGCTGGAGTCTGCAGCGACCGCGGACGTCTTGGGACAACTGGGTGGGGAATTCGACTATGTGGTCGTCGACTCGCCGTCCCTCCTCGTCAAGGATGCCGCGATTCTGGCGACAAACGCTCAGGGAGTGCTGATCGTCGCGCGGTCGGGCCAGACCACTCGCAAGCAACTGGGCGATGCGATTCACACGCTCAGACGAGCCGGTGCCCCATTGCTCGGCTCCGTGCTGTCGATGACACGTGCCAAAAAGCGGTCGAAGGGTGACGACTACTACCGCACTGCCGACGGCGGCCAGGGCGGGCAAAAGCGCCGCGGCACCCACCAGAAGTGA
- a CDS encoding GAF domain-containing protein gives MTNSVPGFDDWLNRSLEEAAREAGEDVNTYVMRAVAAQMVADQVRAEKPSTKELLEHLSETGVLDSDLMPDVSAVVADPDRLAALRATGLLDSPVEAVYDRITRAAADALDAPFAAVSLIDADRQFFKSTAGMGDMSAPENREVTLDQSICQYAVADRAPLVLEDARADAVFKNHPVVRSGAIGAYLGIPLVDHEGHAIGTLCVFDDKPRLWGTGHVQVLTDLAALAMERIFGFKPR, from the coding sequence GTGACCAACTCGGTGCCGGGGTTCGATGACTGGCTCAACCGCTCGCTCGAAGAGGCTGCGCGCGAGGCGGGCGAGGACGTCAACACCTACGTCATGCGAGCCGTAGCCGCTCAGATGGTCGCCGACCAGGTTCGCGCCGAGAAGCCTTCTACGAAGGAACTACTGGAACATCTCTCCGAGACCGGGGTACTCGACAGCGATTTGATGCCAGACGTCTCGGCGGTCGTCGCCGACCCCGATCGGCTGGCCGCACTGCGCGCGACCGGGCTGCTCGATTCTCCCGTGGAAGCGGTCTACGACCGGATCACGCGGGCGGCGGCCGACGCCCTGGACGCCCCGTTTGCGGCGGTGTCCCTGATCGATGCCGACCGGCAATTCTTCAAGAGCACCGCAGGAATGGGCGATATGTCTGCGCCCGAAAACCGCGAGGTGACACTCGACCAGTCGATTTGTCAGTACGCGGTGGCGGACCGTGCTCCGTTGGTACTCGAAGACGCGCGAGCCGATGCGGTGTTCAAGAACCATCCGGTGGTCCGCAGCGGCGCGATCGGGGCGTACCTCGGCATACCTCTGGTCGATCACGAAGGCCATGCGATCGGCACACTTTGTGTGTTCGACGACAAGCCGCGTCTCTGGGGAACCGGCCACGTTCAGGTACTCACGGATCTGGCGGCGCTCGCGATGGAGCGCATTTTCGGCTTCAAGCCGCGCTGA
- a CDS encoding sugar transferase, which produces MAGTGPPRFVERIRSDPWYSVITLAIDAAYAAISVLLAHWWVGDLVHERGIALCSWLFVPIVIVILSTRRLYRQKLGQGFLDEFEPVETSIAVAALATLTIMMLLVPRLEVGGVVVPYVRPSEVILRIWVCAAILIPAVRLLRSVMNRWLRRRFHVGAPALVVGSGPVAHQLISRMQQVPEYGLWPEGLLDDARPNEAEMTGMLGVPYLGTADNLESAQRATRAEDLIIAPSSLPDEKLGRIAHRAQELGMRVRVVPRLMDAVGSNTRIEHMGGVPLMVLTRVNPKGWQFAVKHAVDRSAALLGLVLISPVFIALMIAVKLSSPGPIFFSQERIGRDGKVFGCLKFRSMRPADPAGANFELQEGAAPGGVEGEDRRTRIGKFMRKTSLDELPQLINVLRGDMSMVGPRPERPEFVELFEMHIRRYGERHRVKAGITGWAQVHGLRGQTSIADRAEWDNYYIQNWSLLLDFKILLLTVLAVLRPTED; this is translated from the coding sequence ATGGCAGGGACGGGGCCGCCGCGCTTTGTCGAACGCATTCGCTCTGACCCGTGGTATTCGGTTATCACCCTCGCGATCGACGCCGCCTACGCCGCCATCTCGGTACTTTTGGCCCACTGGTGGGTCGGCGATCTGGTCCACGAGCGCGGCATCGCTCTCTGTTCGTGGCTGTTCGTACCGATCGTGATCGTCATCCTTTCAACTCGCCGGTTGTACCGACAGAAGTTAGGTCAGGGGTTTCTCGACGAGTTCGAACCGGTGGAGACGTCCATCGCCGTGGCGGCGCTGGCGACCTTGACCATCATGATGTTGCTCGTCCCCCGGCTCGAGGTGGGCGGCGTCGTCGTGCCCTACGTGCGGCCAAGCGAAGTGATTCTGCGGATCTGGGTGTGTGCGGCGATCCTCATCCCCGCGGTGCGCCTGCTCAGGTCGGTCATGAACCGCTGGCTGCGGCGGAGATTTCACGTGGGGGCTCCGGCACTGGTCGTGGGCTCGGGACCAGTGGCCCATCAGCTCATCTCGCGGATGCAGCAGGTGCCGGAATACGGTCTGTGGCCGGAAGGTCTGCTCGACGATGCCCGGCCGAACGAAGCGGAGATGACCGGGATGCTGGGGGTGCCGTATCTGGGAACCGCAGACAATCTCGAAAGCGCCCAGCGTGCTACTCGCGCCGAAGATCTCATCATCGCGCCGTCGTCATTGCCCGACGAGAAGCTGGGCCGGATCGCCCATCGCGCGCAGGAACTCGGAATGCGGGTCCGCGTGGTGCCCCGATTGATGGATGCCGTCGGCAGCAACACCAGGATCGAGCACATGGGTGGCGTCCCGCTGATGGTGCTGACGCGCGTGAATCCGAAGGGGTGGCAGTTCGCGGTCAAGCACGCGGTGGACCGATCCGCTGCACTGCTCGGCCTCGTGCTCATCTCCCCGGTGTTCATCGCCCTGATGATCGCGGTCAAGCTCAGTTCGCCGGGGCCGATCTTCTTCAGTCAGGAACGAATCGGGCGCGACGGCAAGGTCTTCGGCTGTCTGAAGTTTCGCAGCATGCGTCCCGCGGATCCGGCCGGTGCGAACTTCGAACTGCAGGAGGGCGCGGCGCCCGGCGGCGTGGAGGGTGAAGATCGGCGCACCCGAATCGGTAAGTTCATGCGCAAGACATCCCTGGATGAGCTGCCCCAGCTGATCAACGTGCTGCGCGGTGACATGAGCATGGTCGGTCCACGTCCTGAGCGGCCGGAGTTCGTCGAACTGTTCGAGATGCACATCCGGCGCTATGGCGAGCGACACCGGGTGAAGGCCGGCATCACGGGCTGGGCCCAGGTGCACGGACTTCGAGGGCAGACCTCGATCGCCGATCGAGCCGAATGGGACAACTACTACATCCAGAACTGGTCGCTGCTGCTGGACTTCAAGATCTTGCTCCTCACGGTGCTGGCGGTGCTGCGCCCCACCGAGGATTGA
- a CDS encoding undecaprenyl diphosphate synthase family protein, whose translation MSRVPEHVGLIPDGLRRWANINDTTLFDAYRRGAEKVTDILLALQRHGVQTVTVYNLSRGNLARASSELESVYAASIYFFSTLLPAHFDRTKCSFRLHGDRSALPHEYVTAAEDLERAMKGSDFRINILAAYDAYDELRTAHHRAEREGCELNTALDIDDVDLIIRTTPEPLLSGFLPLQSQYAQLVFLSTPLNELTEQDVVDLIAAYRRLPQLRGL comes from the coding sequence GTGAGTCGCGTACCAGAACATGTAGGCCTGATTCCGGACGGTTTGCGGCGTTGGGCGAACATCAACGACACCACTTTGTTCGACGCCTACCGCCGCGGCGCGGAAAAAGTGACCGACATTCTGTTGGCGCTGCAGCGGCACGGTGTGCAGACCGTGACGGTGTACAACCTCAGTCGCGGAAACCTCGCGCGCGCCTCCTCCGAGCTGGAGTCGGTGTACGCGGCGTCGATATATTTTTTCTCCACATTGCTTCCCGCTCATTTCGATCGCACCAAATGCAGTTTTCGGCTGCATGGCGATCGGAGTGCGCTGCCGCACGAATACGTCACTGCCGCAGAAGATCTCGAACGCGCGATGAAAGGCAGCGATTTCCGCATCAATATCCTCGCTGCATACGACGCCTACGACGAGTTACGCACCGCGCACCATCGGGCTGAGCGCGAAGGCTGCGAACTGAATACCGCCCTCGACATAGACGACGTCGACTTGATCATCCGGACCACCCCCGAACCGCTGCTCAGTGGCTTTCTGCCACTGCAGAGCCAGTACGCCCAGCTGGTCTTCTTATCGACCCCCCTCAACGAGCTGACCGAACAGGACGTCGTCGATCTCATCGCTGCCTATCGGCGTCTTCCGCAGCTGCGGGGCCTGTAG
- a CDS encoding NAD(P)/FAD-dependent oxidoreductase, which yields MESKRNPLIIGAGPAGLTAALELVKRRVTPRIFEASAHVGGLARTPTEGDWRVDPGGHRFFTRSEEIADLWRSLLPEDQWLSVRRRSAMLVDGRYVRYPLVGRDLISQLGFRSGMRGLANFMWSRLRSRIRPTDELPSFRDWGTQQFGRHWYEIFFDGYVRKTWLADPGTLASDWANQRIKPISWRTPSEQGSSAEAVFRYPKYGPGQVWEAVAASLAGFGVVPSLNSYVASIRHVGGTWTIELQNGETASGDTVFSSMPLRLLIENLKPTPPKHIREIAASLKHRSVITVAVALNGHYDIPYNWVYTPGEEFRVGRIQNYGRWSSALAPENWNGTYLGLEYYTLPTDDLWVVSDESLGEIVEQDLRTLGAGDSAIDHCMFVRSQFAYPINDPAREQSVATIRDYLRRNHPSLHPMGRNGMHHYDNQDHAMLSALRSVAQYFGANVDPWQVNTDRDYLESGLITG from the coding sequence ATGGAGTCCAAACGGAACCCGTTGATCATCGGCGCCGGGCCTGCGGGCCTCACCGCCGCTCTCGAACTGGTGAAGAGAAGGGTGACACCTCGCATCTTCGAGGCGTCGGCACACGTCGGCGGCCTGGCGCGCACGCCCACCGAAGGCGATTGGCGCGTCGACCCGGGCGGTCATCGGTTCTTCACCAGAAGCGAAGAGATCGCCGACCTGTGGCGTTCTTTGCTTCCCGAGGATCAGTGGCTCTCGGTCCGTCGCCGTTCCGCCATGCTTGTCGACGGACGGTATGTGCGGTACCCACTCGTCGGCCGTGACCTGATCTCGCAGTTGGGGTTTCGGAGCGGTATGCGCGGCCTCGCAAACTTCATGTGGTCCAGGCTGCGAAGCCGGATACGTCCGACGGACGAATTGCCGAGTTTCCGGGATTGGGGCACACAACAATTCGGCCGTCACTGGTACGAGATCTTTTTCGATGGCTACGTCCGCAAGACGTGGCTCGCCGACCCCGGCACCCTCGCGAGCGACTGGGCGAATCAGAGAATCAAGCCGATCTCCTGGCGCACACCGAGTGAACAGGGATCCAGCGCTGAGGCTGTTTTCCGATACCCCAAATATGGGCCCGGCCAGGTCTGGGAAGCCGTTGCGGCCTCTTTGGCGGGGTTCGGCGTGGTCCCCTCGCTCAACTCCTACGTCGCAAGCATCCGACACGTCGGCGGAACCTGGACGATCGAGCTACAGAACGGCGAGACCGCGTCCGGAGATACGGTGTTCTCGAGCATGCCGTTGCGATTGCTCATCGAGAACCTTAAACCCACACCGCCAAAGCATATTCGGGAGATCGCCGCATCGCTCAAACACCGCTCGGTGATCACCGTTGCCGTCGCTCTGAATGGACATTACGACATTCCCTACAACTGGGTATACACGCCCGGTGAAGAGTTTCGCGTGGGTCGGATCCAGAACTACGGACGGTGGTCGAGCGCGCTGGCTCCAGAGAACTGGAACGGCACCTACCTTGGCCTCGAGTACTACACGCTGCCCACCGACGATCTGTGGGTGGTGAGCGACGAAAGCCTTGGCGAAATCGTCGAACAGGACCTCCGAACGCTGGGCGCCGGCGATTCCGCCATCGACCATTGCATGTTCGTCCGCTCACAGTTCGCCTATCCCATCAACGATCCGGCACGCGAACAAAGCGTTGCCACCATCCGTGACTACCTGCGTCGCAATCATCCCTCTCTACACCCAATGGGGCGAAATGGCATGCACCATTACGACAATCAGGACCATGCCATGCTCAGCGCCCTGCGCAGCGTGGCTCAGTACTTCGGTGCGAATGTCGACCCATGGCAGGTGAACACCGATCGTGACTATCTCGAGTCCGGCTTGATCACGGGTTGA